A genomic window from Luteolibacter sp. LG18 includes:
- the tnpA gene encoding IS200/IS605 family transposase translates to MGNTYTSLHYHVVFGTKGREPWITRELEERIWSYMAAIARDNAMTALQIGGVEDHVHILLRAPATMALSKMAQLIKGGSSGWIRKTFPERKDFQWQDGYGAFTVSRSSIGDVTEYIRNQREHHRVKTFQEEYLAFLQRHEIDFDPRYVWD, encoded by the coding sequence ATGGGCAACACCTACACCTCCCTGCATTACCACGTGGTTTTCGGCACAAAGGGCCGTGAACCATGGATCACGCGGGAGCTGGAAGAGCGCATCTGGAGCTACATGGCCGCGATTGCCCGCGACAACGCGATGACCGCCTTGCAAATCGGCGGGGTGGAGGACCATGTGCATATCCTGCTGAGGGCGCCGGCCACAATGGCCCTCAGCAAGATGGCCCAATTGATCAAAGGAGGCTCGTCCGGGTGGATTCGCAAAACATTTCCGGAGCGGAAGGATTTCCAGTGGCAGGATGGCTACGGGGCTTTCACGGTGAGCCGCTCCTCCATTGGAGACGTGACGGAATACATCCGGAACCAGCGCGAACACCATCGGGTGAAAACCTTCCAGGAGGAATATCTGGCGTTTCTCCAGCGCCACGAGATCGACTTCGATCCGCGATATGTATGGGACTGA
- a CDS encoding FtsK/SpoIIIE domain-containing protein, with product MPIVNDPIDPGQVLEKLARLQEGIGRTVAREQELAKSREEQRVRVIRDVSAKENHDRQTLANRTEELRREHERRVERQQALYEKRRTWIQNAWHASRKALSARMQEEKDGKVRAAHGSMVADRQRRQKDLARAAEGHRAFKEVLAGDLQAREELKVSLKKALRSFAPLLLRGVDQIDKARVKTLAAGEPAVLREAVVADLEEAREAVAAAHRLPLAKLFRFLPWVVLAAIGAAVHVWLSRSGTPLMPGLAITEGAIAAAWLVALGLSWSTGRRAVAALLAAKEHAAAARMLSSARVADLKTRVEKEEHDQNERISEVFGQTDAELRAQTVEAMKKVDARHARIPAKHDQLHQRNLANLKRRHEAALGMSHSDSAEMALTRSHERDDAMAVIERAINASISELVPPWEAAVVPLKAEVDALAAPAEARYPAWTQEQCERWAPPEETPAAIRIGHLQVDLAKQNGGIPKSPRLPLPGEAVLQVPLALGFPQHGSLMIETTGDPATAIAAINGIALRLFASLPPGRASFVFIDPVGLGRGFAGLMHLADYEETLITNRIWTQTTQIEERLAELCEHIEKVIQMYLRNEYATIADYNAQAGSVAEKYRFLVIGGFPAAFSETASKRLRSIAASGARCGVHLLIQCDLRQQTIDPGLDEELRRACLRVTLDHGKFHLADPTHAAHEVVFDTPPSDEDMSTLIHRIGQASIDSNRVQVPFSHITPPVAERWTLDTSEELRVPIGRAGAKKLQMLAIGKGTRQHMLVAGKTGSGKSTLFHVIITNLALWCSPEQVEFYLVDFKKGVEFKCYGSKHLPHARVVAIESDREFALSVLQQVDQELRRRGELFRKGGSQDLASYNRNGSPLPRTLLLIDEFQEFFTEDDAVAQEASLLLDRIVRQGRAFGIHVILGSQTLGGAYTLARATLGQMVIRVALQCNEADAHLIMDEDNPAPRLLTRPGEGIYNDQAGALAANSPFQIVWLAEQERDKLLDEVAALARQRAEFPAVPIVFEGNAPAEIRDNVELAAALRNRPSQRPAAGRAWLGAPNSIKGPTEARFQRQSGSHLLVVGQSGERTFSLLLVSILSLASQYPAGQAEFVILDPNAAELPGEESFQALTKLLPHKVSVGGPAEVAALMTEVNATLESRAAGASADAPEVFVIVRDLQRFKALRPEDDFRFSMDDDASSAANPSQVFSNLLNEGGPAGMHVITSTDTWNNVSRWIPRKLMAEFEMRVLFQMSANDSANLIDGPAASALGLHRALFHNEHLGSDETFRPYALPDEEWLEEAAAKFRE from the coding sequence ATGCCGATTGTGAATGACCCCATCGACCCCGGCCAGGTGCTGGAAAAACTCGCCCGTCTCCAGGAAGGGATCGGCAGGACCGTGGCCCGCGAACAGGAACTGGCGAAGTCCCGCGAGGAGCAGCGCGTGCGCGTGATCCGGGATGTGTCCGCGAAGGAGAACCACGACCGCCAGACGCTCGCCAACCGCACCGAGGAACTGCGGCGGGAGCACGAGCGGAGGGTCGAGCGGCAGCAGGCTCTCTACGAGAAACGTCGTACGTGGATCCAGAACGCGTGGCACGCCAGCCGGAAGGCGCTCTCGGCGCGGATGCAGGAGGAGAAGGACGGCAAGGTGCGCGCCGCGCATGGTTCGATGGTGGCGGATCGCCAGCGGCGACAGAAGGATCTCGCCCGGGCAGCGGAGGGCCACCGGGCGTTCAAGGAAGTGCTGGCGGGCGATCTCCAGGCACGGGAAGAGCTGAAGGTTTCGCTGAAGAAGGCGCTGCGATCGTTCGCTCCGCTGCTGCTCCGCGGTGTCGACCAGATCGACAAGGCCCGGGTGAAGACCCTGGCGGCGGGCGAACCCGCGGTGTTGCGCGAGGCCGTGGTGGCGGATCTGGAGGAAGCCCGCGAGGCAGTGGCCGCGGCGCACCGGCTGCCGCTGGCGAAACTGTTCCGTTTCCTGCCGTGGGTGGTGCTGGCGGCGATCGGCGCGGCGGTGCACGTCTGGCTTTCCCGCTCCGGCACGCCGTTGATGCCGGGGCTGGCCATCACCGAGGGCGCGATCGCCGCGGCCTGGCTGGTGGCGCTCGGCCTCTCGTGGTCGACCGGACGCCGGGCGGTCGCGGCGCTTCTAGCGGCCAAGGAACACGCGGCGGCGGCCCGGATGCTTTCCAGCGCGCGGGTCGCGGATCTGAAGACGCGGGTGGAGAAGGAGGAGCACGATCAGAACGAGCGGATCAGCGAGGTATTCGGGCAAACCGACGCCGAACTGCGGGCCCAAACGGTGGAAGCGATGAAGAAGGTCGATGCACGCCATGCCCGAATCCCCGCGAAACACGACCAACTCCACCAGCGGAACCTCGCCAACCTCAAGCGCCGCCACGAGGCCGCGCTGGGAATGAGCCACTCGGACTCCGCGGAGATGGCGCTAACGCGTTCCCACGAACGCGACGACGCGATGGCGGTAATCGAACGCGCCATCAACGCCTCGATCTCCGAATTGGTTCCGCCTTGGGAGGCCGCCGTTGTCCCACTGAAGGCCGAGGTGGACGCCTTGGCCGCGCCAGCCGAGGCCCGCTATCCGGCGTGGACGCAGGAACAATGTGAACGCTGGGCACCGCCGGAGGAAACGCCCGCCGCGATCCGCATCGGCCACCTCCAAGTGGATCTCGCGAAACAGAACGGCGGCATTCCGAAATCCCCACGCCTGCCGCTGCCGGGCGAAGCGGTGCTCCAGGTACCGCTGGCGCTCGGGTTCCCGCAGCATGGTTCGCTGATGATCGAGACCACCGGCGATCCGGCGACCGCCATCGCCGCGATCAATGGCATCGCGCTGCGCCTGTTCGCAAGCCTTCCGCCGGGCCGGGCCTCGTTCGTGTTCATCGATCCGGTGGGACTCGGGCGCGGATTCGCCGGGCTGATGCACCTCGCCGACTACGAGGAGACGCTCATCACGAACCGCATCTGGACGCAAACCACGCAGATCGAGGAGCGCCTCGCCGAGCTGTGCGAGCACATCGAGAAGGTGATCCAGATGTATCTCCGCAACGAGTACGCCACCATCGCCGACTACAACGCGCAGGCCGGCAGCGTGGCGGAGAAATACCGTTTCCTGGTGATCGGCGGATTCCCGGCGGCCTTCAGCGAGACGGCATCGAAGCGGCTGCGCTCGATCGCGGCCAGCGGCGCGCGCTGCGGCGTGCACCTGCTGATCCAGTGCGATCTCCGACAGCAGACGATCGACCCGGGGCTCGACGAGGAACTGCGCCGCGCCTGCCTGCGGGTGACGCTGGACCATGGCAAGTTTCACCTCGCCGATCCCACGCACGCGGCCCACGAGGTGGTGTTCGACACGCCGCCTTCCGACGAGGACATGAGCACGCTGATCCACCGCATCGGCCAAGCGAGCATCGACTCGAACCGGGTGCAGGTTCCGTTCTCCCACATCACCCCGCCGGTGGCCGAGCGCTGGACGCTGGACACCTCCGAGGAACTGCGCGTGCCGATCGGGCGCGCGGGCGCGAAGAAGCTCCAGATGCTCGCGATCGGCAAGGGCACGCGCCAGCACATGCTGGTGGCGGGCAAGACCGGATCGGGCAAGTCCACCCTCTTCCACGTGATCATCACCAACCTGGCGCTGTGGTGCAGCCCGGAGCAGGTGGAGTTCTACCTGGTGGACTTCAAGAAGGGCGTGGAGTTCAAGTGCTACGGCTCGAAGCACCTGCCGCACGCGCGGGTGGTGGCGATCGAGAGCGACCGCGAATTCGCGCTGAGCGTGCTCCAGCAGGTGGACCAGGAGCTGCGCCGCCGCGGCGAACTGTTCCGCAAGGGAGGCTCACAGGATCTGGCCTCCTACAACCGCAATGGCTCGCCGCTGCCGCGGACGCTGCTGTTGATCGACGAGTTCCAGGAGTTCTTCACCGAGGACGACGCGGTGGCGCAGGAAGCCTCGCTGCTGCTCGATCGCATCGTGCGCCAGGGCCGTGCCTTCGGGATCCACGTGATCCTCGGTTCGCAGACGCTCGGCGGCGCCTACACGCTGGCCCGCGCGACGCTCGGCCAGATGGTGATCCGGGTGGCGCTCCAGTGCAACGAGGCGGACGCCCATCTGATCATGGACGAGGACAATCCCGCGCCGCGGCTGCTCACCCGTCCCGGCGAGGGCATCTACAACGACCAGGCCGGCGCGCTCGCCGCGAACAGCCCGTTCCAGATCGTGTGGCTGGCCGAGCAGGAGCGGGACAAGCTGCTCGACGAGGTGGCCGCGCTCGCCCGCCAACGCGCGGAGTTTCCCGCGGTGCCGATCGTGTTCGAGGGCAATGCCCCGGCCGAGATCCGCGACAACGTCGAACTGGCCGCCGCGCTCCGGAACCGCCCGAGCCAACGCCCCGCCGCGGGCCGCGCCTGGCTGGGTGCCCCGAACTCGATCAAGGGCCCGACCGAGGCGCGTTTCCAACGCCAGAGCGGCAGCCACCTGCTGGTGGTGGGGCAGTCCGGCGAGCGCACGTTCTCGCTGCTGCTGGTCTCGATCCTTTCACTGGCCTCGCAGTATCCCGCGGGCCAAGCGGAGTTCGTGATCCTCGATCCGAACGCGGCGGAGCTGCCGGGCGAGGAGTCGTTCCAAGCGCTCACCAAACTCCTCCCGCACAAGGTCAGCGTCGGCGGCCCGGCGGAGGTGGCCGCGCTGATGACGGAGGTGAACGCGACGCTGGAAAGCCGCGCCGCGGGAGCTTCCGCCGATGCGCCGGAAGTCTTCGTGATCGTGCGCGATCTGCAACGGTTCAAGGCGCTTCGGCCCGAGGACGATTTCCGGTTCTCGATGGACGACGATGCCTCCTCGGCCGCGAATCCCTCGCAGGTGTTCTCCAATCTCCTCAACGAAGGCGGACCCGCGGGCATGCACGTGATCACCTCGACAGATACCTGGAACAACGTCAGCCGCTGGATTCCGCGCAAGCTGATGGCCGAGTTCGAAATGCGGGTGCTGTTCCAGATGAGTGCGAACGATTCCGCGAACCTCATCGACGGCCCAGCGGCCTCCGCGCTGGGGCTGCACCGCGCGCTCTTCCACAACGAGCACCTCGGCAGCGATGAGACCTTCCGGCCCTACGCGCTGCCGGATGAGGAGTGGCTGGAGGAGGCGGCAGCGAAGTTCAGAGAGTAG